The DNA window ggtgtctgggcagcgcccggtacaatggggcctgatctcagctggggcagggactgtctctcgcggtgtgtctgggcagcgcccggcacaacggggccctgatctcggctggggcagggacggtctctccctgtgtgtctgggcagcgcccggcacaacggggccctgatctcggctggggcagggacggtctctccctgtgtgtctgggcagcgcccggcacaacggggccctgatctcggctggggcctctgggtgctaccataataccaaCATCAATACATTTACTTACTCCTAAAAGGTCTCTTGGGCCAGATCGGTTACACAGGGGACATCAGCCAATAACGTTGCTACAACAGTGCAAACAAACGCCCACGTATGGAAAACCCAAGATCCCCTCAAAGCCAGCCCCATTAAACAGCGCAGCGCCCCCCAATCCTGCACCGAATAGGAGTTCCAAAATACCATGTCCAGTCTTTTTAATGCCAGAAAAAGATTATCGGTGGTTTTGTCTTCCTACCAATCTTAGACTGGTTCAGATTCAATGCTTATTCGAGTCACATGTGTCCCAACACTTAAAAAGAGAGAAGACTCACAGGTTGTTGAATTCTGCACCATTTGCCCATCTCCAGGGCTCGCCCTCTTCCCTCCGCAGGCCGATCCAGTGCTCGGAAAGGCCTTTATAGCGCAGCATGAAAGcctttgtagaacaaaaaaaggaagacGTTATTTCTGGGTGGGTCCCCCTCCCTGTCTCCTGCTGAAGTTATTCCATGTTGCATAGGACACTTGAACAGTCGCTGGGGCCGAGAGTGTGTGAGACAGACTCTCTAGCCTGGTGGTTGAAGAGACCCaagttcaggtccctgctccaggcCCATTTTATAGTCTGGAGGCGTCTCACCTTTTGCTGCAGGGTGTCGATCGTAGCCAGGGAGGCTCCGAAGGAGGAGCAGTTGCTCTGGCTGTAGGTCCAGTTTCCTTCGGCCTCTGAGAAATAGTAACATTTCCGTAGGTACCCAACCCAGCCAGCAGGGCACCAAGGGACAGCAGGGGAGCCCGGAGGATCAAAACCAAGTTTCAGTGCTACCcctgggggaaaaagagagaaagtaaCAGACACAGGGTGACAGAGACACATCTGTTCCTATGCAATTATACGCAGCAGTAAGAATGTCACACATAAGCTTTCCCCCTGAGATTAACGCAGCCCATCCTGTGCCCAGCGCTCAGATCTGTATATTTGATTCAGTGGagaaaaggattttatttttaagaagaaaagcATCTGGTTGAAAGTCACAGCAGAAGACTACAAGatcagccacactgggtcagattaatggtccatctagccctgtatcctgtcttcagacattggccaatgccaggtgccccagagggaatgaacagaacagggaatcaagtcatccatcccctgttgtccagtccccaCTTCCGGCAGTTGGATATTCGGAgctgcatccctgatcatcttggctaatagccattgatgaacctatcctccatgaacttatctaattcttttttgaaccccattagatttttggcctgcacaacatcccttagcaaggagttccacaagttgactgtgcgtcgtgtgaagaaatactgccttttgtttgttttaaacctgctgcctattcatttcatcaggttacccctagttcttgtgttctgtgaaggggtaaacgATACTTCCTTATTATCTTTCttcaccccagtcatgattttacagaccccTCTCATATCGCCCCCTTAGTTTTCTATTTTctaagttgaacagtcccagtcattttttatttctcctcgtacggaagctgttccattcccctcatcatttttgtcaccattctctgtaccttttccaattcgaatatagcttttttgagttgaggtgaccagaactgagcGCCGTATTCAAGGCGTGGTTGTACCACAGATTTACTTCGTGCcatttatgatattttctgtcttattatctaatcTCTTTCCTAACAGTTCCTAGTATTCTGTTAGTTtgtttgactgtcactgcacattgaacggatgttttcagagaactagctaagacgactccaagatctctttcttgagtggcaacagctaatttagacccatcatttggTATGTATAATTGGGACTGATTTTTTCTAAGgtgaattactttgcacttattaacATTGTTTAATACATGCAGGTAGCCtgcattattaaaaaaacaacaacaactagataaagtccagccacaagagGGCACCAGAGTCTCATCACAAAACTTTGCACTGACTGGCTCGGAGAAAGGTTTTaactcagtggtgggcaacctgcggcccatcggagtaatctgattgcgggccgcgagacattttgctgacattgactgtctgcaggcaccgccccctgcagttcccagtggccgcggttctctgtttctggccaatgggagctgcaagaagCGGCGCCTGCAGGCAAAGGGACGCAggaatgtgctggctgccgctccccacagctcccattggccgggaacagagaactgcagccactgagagctgtggggggcggtgcctgaagacggtcaatgtcagcaaaatgtctcgtggcccgcaatcagattaccctgatgggtggCCCACCATTGTTTTAACTCATTCCACCTCTCGTTCAGAGGCCTCTTTATTGGATATCGCATCAGATAAAAGATGACCAAGTAACAAAACTAAAGACCTCATTGAaattttaaccctttcagggcaaaAAAGGAGGCTTAGGGACTGGCGCCCGTGAATCATATCACAGAGATGGTTTGAAGGGCAAATGAGGCAGTCATGTTAAGGGCAGTTGGAGCAAGAGTCTTGTATAAATCCACTATGGCTCAACTATCTGAGGCAAGAAGAGAGAAAACCGTGGGATTGCGGCCGCTCCTGGGCCGAATGGAAAACAGAATGGAGCAGGGAGCGCTGAACTCTCACCTGACAAAACCATGATGGCAATGACAGCAGTGGTCAAGAGTATAAAGAGGAATTTACGTGTACAGTGTTTCCAGGGCTTGGCCCAACGCTGAGTACCTGAAAGAGAGAAAGCTGTCAGTTctcctggaggaggaggatgtgaggACCCAGAGTTATTAATACCAGCATGTCAGCTGTCAGATAGGGCATTTAGTTAAATGGCTCCTGCTTTCTCTCCCTTCTGCCCATTGTTCCGGTCCAGGCTCTCTGGCGTTGTGATCCTGAGTATCCCAGGGCTGACTGGCTCCCAACTAACAGGGGAGGGGAATGTGTCTCATTCTGCAGTTTCTTCCCTGCCTGTGCCCCCTACCCAGGATATCAGACTCTCTCTCAGACGTCGAACCCACAAACCTAGTGGCCCTACATTAAGTCAGGATGCTCTGAGAcaagccatggggggggggggggggaggggggcggggaagatGCTGGAAATTTGACTCCCTTAGGAGGAGAAGCAGTATACATTTGGTACTAGTGACTCTAATGAGCAGAGAAATTGCTACAGGATGGAAAATGTTCCCATTCCATATTACAGGGACTGCAGCCATTACAGTATGATAGACGATGTTGATTTACACCTATCCTGCATTAGAAGGCATTTACACAACAGACCAGaaacaccagtgccaaatagagagagaaaacaaCCTCTCTCatctcctacttgagattcccttgtttCCGCATCTCAGGATTGTACTAGCCCTTTCGGCCACAGCGTTGCATGgcgagctcacgttcagctgtttatccaccatgacctccaaatctttttcagagtccctgcttcccaggagagctTCCCCCATCCAGTAAGTATGGCCTGGGCTCCTTGTTCCCAGATGTACACGCTGACACTGTGCTGTGTTCAAACACCTACTGTTTGCTTGCCCCCAGCTTACGAAGCGCTCCAGATCTCTCTGAAggaagagggcaggtcactgattcagagcgatctagatcacttggtaaacaaggggaacaaataattaataacgggctcttcagtctCGCAGCGAAAGATACAACACGATCCAAGGGCTGGGAGTTGACGGTAGACAAAGTCAGGCTGGAAAGAAGGTGTACATTTTTgctagtgagagtaattaaccatgggaacaatttaccaagggtcatggcggtttctccatcactggccatttttaattCAAGACTGAacgtttttctaacagatctgctctagatattatttcagggaagttctcggGCCTATGCTATACAGgcggtcagactaaatgatcacaatgatctcttctggccttcgaaTCTATGAACCTGTAAATTCCTCCTCTACAGCACCTTCAACACAAGGCACCTAGGTTGCTCTATAGACAGCCATGCATTCAAGGGAGGTGTCAGTTTAAAAAATGCCACCATTTGTCCAAAAATTTTCTGAAGAGACTAGTGCTGCAAGCCAGACCTAAGATTCTTGTGAGCGAAAGACACATGCCTCACAAGCGGGGCTGGCTGGCTCGCCCAGCGGTGTGGATACGAACCTGCGTTCCACTATTGCGCGCACCCAACCCTGCCAACTTTGCCGCTGATGTAGCCCAAGTTCACGTGGCCTAGCTTGTGTTCAGACAATTCCTGGGGTCTGCATGTTCCTGTCCTTCTGTCTCCCATCTTCCCACTTGTCTCCCATGAGCTGGAAGCAACCTGCTGGCTCAAATACAGTCGCCCTGGGTTTAACCCTTCGTTGCCACACAGACGACTTGGTTTGAAACACAGCTCCGCCTACTTTGTTAAAAAAAGCAGAGAAGATGCCTATCAACCAGCGTGTCGCAGGATGGACAGAGACGTTCTCCCATAATACGCCACTAACCAAGCCCTAGAACAGCTCTAGCTAGCTGGGCATTAGGAACCCTGGGACGCGCCCCCAGAAGCCACCGTGTCTGACCGGCGTCAGTGCATCCCCAGTATGGATGCAGCTGCCAGGATATACTGCAGGTATGAGGTGTGCATACCGATGCAGTACGGATGCTCTCAGGCGAGTTGAAAAGCACAAGCTTGCATGCCCGAGTACACAGACCCGGGTACCCTATGCAGTAGAGACATCCCCTAAGTGAACCAAATTCCTCTTCTGTATGTGCAAATGCAGAATACTGGGCTTGCAATGCCTTGGGTGGATTAACCACACCCACTTCCGTCTTTGGCCGtaaagagggaaggagagggcaccAGGGCCAAATCATCATGTGCAGGTGCAATATATGCTCCAGCCCAGAAATGTACGTGAGCCTCCTTAATAACCCACAACATTCCCACAGCTGTCCATAGAGTTGCAGGTACAAAATGAGGTAACAACACATaggagaggggtttggggtgatcAGATACGCCTGACTGCACATGCAAATGCTGCATCCTCTTTTGAAAGGGCAACCTCAGTATTTAAACAAGGTTACATCTCTCCTGTGTTATGGAGAGCGTggacagaggggggaaaaaatgcagGTTAACCATGCCGTAAAGCCTCTTCTAATCCTGCCACACATCTAGGCTAAAACATGTTTGTCCTGTCCACTGTCAAGAAGAGTTTTGTTATAACACAGAAGAGCCACAACCACGTTTCAGATCTGTGTCTAAACATGGCTATTCTTCCAGTGTTGATGGGTCTTACATTTGTCTCTCCCTCTACCCTGTACCCGAGCAGCAGCGAGGCTCTGGTTACCTGGTTTTCCTGCCCTCTCTTGATCCCCATTGTTATTAAGAGGGTCCTCAGCAGAATTCTCAGGCTCTTGTCTCTGAGTGAGACGCATGGTCTATGAACACTGGGCTCTGCTCAACTCTCTCTCAGGCTGAAGCTGTGTTTAGAAGAGGAACCACCGTCATTTGAAGACCTGAAATCCAAGATTTAAGAGTcaggaaaatacagtgaggagatttatatacacacagaccatgaaaaaatgggtgtttatcatacacattgtaaggagagtgatcacgtaagatgagctattaccagcaggagagtggggttgggggagagaaaaccttttgaagtataatcaaggtgggccatttccagcacatttccaggagttaacaagaacgtctgaggaatggggcgggggaataaacaaggggaaatagttttactttgtataatgactcaaccactcccagtttctattcaagcctaagttaattgcactAGTGTAGCTAAATTTGCAAACCCCTAAGAAACCTGCTGCACTGGTGCAATTTACACCACTATCTTACCAGGGAAAGGCCTTGTCCACATTCAGCATCGCACAATACAAATTATTACAATTCAGTTAAACCCATGGTGCTTTAAAGTCAAACAGCTGCCCACAAAAGGCTCTGCACTGGTTTATTTGATGGCTGGTCCACGATTTAGGCTCTTAGGCTATTGTTATACAAGTaatcagagctggttgaaaactttCTGACAGAAGAATTTTCTATCAGATAATActgatttgtcaaaatcaaaatgtgctGCAGGACCATTTTGTTTAGGAAAAGAACCAaaattttgtttaggaaaaaaaatcaaaatgattctTGGGGATGAGGTCatgtttttgtttcaatttttaattttgaaataatgtttttgtttcaaaatttcagattttatagTACATAAATTACACGACAAATTAAAgttgaaactgaaacatttctaTTACACTTGTTAACCATCACTCATACAAGGGAGGCACATGCCACCCGCCCTATGCTCATGGAGACAGGTGTCTCACAAACAGGGAGACTCTCCCAAGCTGTCTTCTCCTTGTATTATCATTGACCAgcatcccactgtgctaggcgctgtgcaaacacagaagaaagaagacagcccctgctgcaaagagtttgcaatctacgccttggggtatgtctaccGTTGAAACTCTACAGATGTGCGGCTGCAGCCCTGTAGCATAGACCCTTCCTCAGTGCAGCGTAGAGTTTTCCTATTGCGACGGAAGGGGCTCTTCTGTCTccgtagtaaatccacctctcccaGGGGTGGCCGCtgggtcgacagaagaattcttccatccacctagcgaGCTTCGGGTCGGCTTCACGACAGCGCACGGGGCATGACATTTTGCACAGCCTGGAGTGCCGCAGCGAAGTGGACTGAACTCTGTCATGGGGACCAGGGCCTGGGTCGACCCCGGAGAGTgatattggcatagctatgtcgaCAAGAAGCGTGGGGGGGGGACCCCCCCGAAACATCCCAGACCGACACAGCGATGCCAACGTTTAACACGTGGCGTAGACGCTACGTCGACAGAAGAACGCTTCTCACGAGGCTAACGTCGTTTTGGGGGACTCCTCCGCTGAGGCCTATTcgcagcaaccccccccccccgcttagaCTCTTCCATTAGCAGCCCCCCAATGACCCTCTCCACTTAGGATTCCCCCATTGACCCCCCCatagcagcccctcccccctggggtGTCCCCCCTTTTAACCTCCTCCACTTCACAGTCCCCCCATGAGGAGCCCCCCCATGAGCAGCCCCCGCACTTGATCCCCCCCCCCGCTTTACGGGGCGCCCCCAAGCCGATTcgaaggggcagtgggggggagaaCCTTCCCCCGCGCATGCGCTGTGGCGGTTCCGCTTGGCGGGCGAGCGGCGCGGCGTGTCCCCTCCGGCTCGCCGTACTAGAggcatttttggttttttttttaaactttcggGTGTCGCCGCCGCCATTTTACCCAGAGTTTCCTTCGTGGCCGAGGTGAGGATCcatccggggggcggggggggggggggggtgtctccggCTGcgcaaccccctccctccccgattGCGTGTTGTCGGACGAGCCCcggccccccccaccaccatcagCATCCTGCCGCCTCCCCCGGCTGTGCCCCACCGTTAGcgtgacccccccccactcccagcggaCGGGGTGTCCCTGCCCCCCGAAAGCTCGCGCGCACCCCCGTGTTAAGTGCCCCCCCCGGATCCGGGCGGGGCGCCTCGGAGCCACCCttgggcacagcccccccccccgtggcgcTCCCCCCATCAGGGTGCAGCCTGCGCAGCGCCCCCCTCTCACCTCCCGAGTCAGAGCCAGCGGCGGGGGGTGGATCCGAGGGTGGCCCCCTCCTGGTCCTGGACCCAGGGGCGGCTCCGTCTCTGGAGGGTCAAAATAATTtcaggcgccccccccccccggcaggcgctggctgggcgcGTTGTGTGGGGCTGGCTCCCCCCTGCTCGCCGGCCTGACGCGCACGGGCCCCAGCCCGGGatgctcctccagccctgggctgaTGCCTGCTGTGGCTTCCGGCGCCTGGTTCACCCTAagaccacaaaaaaaaaacaaaaaacaaaaccccaacaaaaaCGAAACACGTACACACCCACAACAGCTTTTTATTTAACAGTTTGATTCTGTCCCGCCAAGTGAACAGAGCAGGATttggttctggggggggggggtcaagggAGGTTATTCtttaacacaggtttcagagtagcagccctgttagtctgtatttgcaaaaagaaaaggaggacttgtggcaccttagagactaaccaatttatctgagcgtaagctttcgtgagctacagctcacttcatcggatgcatgctgtggaaaatacagaccatgttttatacacacaaaccatgaaaaaatgggtgattatcactacaaaaggttttctctccccccaccccactctcctgctggtaatagcttatgtaaagtgatcactctccttacaatgtgtatgataatcaaggtgggccatttccagcacaaatccaggttttctccctcccccccaaccggctctcctgttggtaatagcttatctaaagtgatcactctccttacagtgttcagagtaacagccgtgttagtctgtattcgcaaaaagaacaggaggacttgtggcaccttagagactaaccaatttatttgagcataagctttcgtgagctacagctcacttcatcggatgcatcactctccttacaatgtaacactttagataagctattaccaacaggagagtgggtttgtgtggtggtgggcgcggggtggggggagaaaacctggatttgtgctggaaatggcccaacttgattatcatacacattgtaaggagagtgatcactttcaataagctattatcagcaggagagtggggtggggggaggtattttttcatgctttgtgtgtataaaaagatcttctacactttccacagtatgcatccgatgaagtgagctgtagcttacgaaagcttatgctcaaataaactggttagtctctaaggtgccacaagtactccttttctttttgcgaatacagactaacacggctgttactctgaaaggggAAGTAGGTtaccttgcgtaatgacttaTCACAGTCATTTAACAcagcggctctcaacctttccagactaccgtgCCCCCCTTTccggaggctgatttgtcttgcgtttccctcccccccctccacaaGTTTCACCTCGCTGTAAAACGGCTTGCTTACCGAATCAGACATAAAAACGCTGAAGTGATACTGCCCCCCCTTACTCAACAATTGCTGCCTTTTTCGTTTTTACCAGAAGATTATAAAAAATCAATTGGCAGAGAAGTATTGTCCGTTTCAGTGCATAGCGCATAGAgcggtataaacaagtcattgtctgtctgaaattttagttggtaCTGACTCCACTCgtgtttttatgtagcctgttgtaaaactaggcaaatagctagatgagtgGGTgtgccccctggaagatctctgcgtacccccaggggtacacgcaCCTtggcttgagaaccactgctttaacacAGCTGTGCTGGGTTGTGAATGAAGATTTACTGTGTATATAATGACGGCACacagagatagaatcatagaactggaagggaccgcgagaggtcatctagtccagttccctgcactcaaggcaggactaagtattcagccctgacaagtgtttgtccaaccttctcttaaaaatccccaatgatagagattccacaagctccctaggcaatttattccagtgcttaaccactcagacaggaagttttccctgatgtccaacctaaacctcccttgctgcaatttaggctcattgcttcttgtcctgtcagaggttaagaagaacaatttttctccctcctcttgtaACAACctgttatgtacttgaaaacagttgtcatgtcccctctcagtcttctcttctccagactaaacaaacccaattttttcaatcttccctcataggtcacgttttctggacctttaataatttttgttgcttttctctggactttctccaatttgtccacatctttcctgaaatgtggtgcccagaactggagacaatactccagttgaggcctaatcagcacagagtagagtggaagaattacttcttgtgtcttgcttacaacaatcctgctaatacatcccagaatgatgtttgctttttttgcaacagtgttacactgttgactcctatttagtttgtggtccccatgacccccagatccctttacgcagtactccttcctaggcagtcatttcccattttgtatgtgtgcaactgattgttccttcctaagtggagtactttgcatttgtccttcttgaatttcatcccatttacttcagaccgtttctccagtttgtccaggtcattttgaattttaatcctatcctccaaagcacttacagcCCCTCCCAGcgtggtatcatccgcaaactttataagtgtactctctatgccattatctaaatcattgatgaagatattgaacagaaccgatccctgcgggaccccgctcattatgcccttccagcatgactgtgaacc is part of the Eretmochelys imbricata isolate rEreImb1 chromosome 14, rEreImb1.hap1, whole genome shotgun sequence genome and encodes:
- the LOC144274561 gene encoding C-type lectin domain family 2 member B-like yields the protein MRLTQRQEPENSAEDPLNNNGDQERAGKPGTQRWAKPWKHCTRKFLFILLTTAVIAIMVLSGVALKLGFDPPGSPAVPWCPAGWVGYLRKCYYFSEAEGNWTYSQSNCSSFGASLATIDTLQQKAFMLRYKGLSEHWIGLRREEGEPWRWANGAEFNNLFEIRADGRCAYLNDKAVGSSWCHTLHNWICAQRDAYTKG